The Osmerus eperlanus chromosome 15, fOsmEpe2.1, whole genome shotgun sequence genome includes a window with the following:
- the LOC134035235 gene encoding contactin-associated protein-like 2, with protein sequence MALQPLTPQEVNLTTEEVAFSFSTSSAPAILLYVSTKTEDYLAIVLRQNGVLQMRYQLGGQKEPFSVDVDQRNLANGQPHSVNMTRVNRTITVQLDHYPPVSYSLPESSDTQMNLVKTLFLGRVFGECPCSLIFVAQPPYNRKCPMAAHRNAGKECVHWRATEVSCESRALDKTVDRILMRSQNH encoded by the exons ATGGCGCTACAGCCTCTGACCCCACAGGAAGTGAACCTGACAACAGAGGAAGTGGCGTTCAGCTTCAGCACGTCGAGCGCTCCGGCCATCCTGCTGTACGTGAGCACCAAGACCGAGGACTACTTGGCCATCGTACTACGACAGaacg GTGTTCTGCAGATGAGGTACCAGCTGGGGGGGCAGAAGGAGCCCTTCTCTGTGGACGTGGACCAGAGGAACCTGGCTAACGGTCAGCCCCACAGTGTCAACATGACCAGGGTCAACCGGACCATCACTGTACag ttggACCACTACCCTCCAGTCAGCTACTCTCTTCCTGAATCTTCAGACACACAGATGAACCTGGTCAAGACTCTCTTCCTGGGCAGAGTGTTTGGTGAGTGTCCCTGTTCTTTGATCTTCGTAGCGCAGCCCCCTTACAACAGGAAGTGTCCCATGGCTGCACACAGGAATGCAGGGAAGGAGTGCGTCCACTGGAGGGCGACAGAGGTGTCGTGTGAAAGCAGAGCTTTGGACAAAACTGTGGACAGAATTCTAATGAGGTCACAAAATCATTAG
- the LOC134035234 gene encoding contactin-associated protein-like 2, with protein MHTHTYIVRSIEEGQYISPMWTADTSVKLTSPYITAWKVEGNTEETGRIDPELIERYNSPGFVGCLSRVQFNGVAPLKAALRNPVPALPVPTARQPGRAPVAEQPVSYQGKLVESNCGASPLTIPPMSAATDPWNLDSEFPFNEERVIPGGVNRNSAIIGGIIAVVIFTILCTLVFLIRYMFRHKGTYHTNEAKGAESGGGESADAAIIGSDPNPEAIDESKKEWFI; from the exons atgcacacacacacatacattgtcCGCAGTATAGAGGAGGGTCAGTACATTTCTCCCATGTGGACGGCAGACACTAGTGTGAAGCTGACGTCACCATACATCACTGCATGGAAAGTGGAGGGGAACACGGAAG AGACTGGTCGCATAGATCCAGAGCTGATAGAGCGCTACAACAGTCCAGGGTTCGTAGGGTGTCTCTCCCGGGTCCAGTTCAACGGCGTTGCGCCCCTGAAGGCTGCCCTCAGAAACCCTGTGCCAGCCCTGCCGGTGCCGACggccagacagccaggcagagcCCCTGTGGCGGAGCAGCCAGTCTCGTACCAGGGCAAGCTAGTGGAGTCCAACTGTGGGGCGTCTCCTCTCACCATCCCACCAATGTCTGCTGCCACAGACCCCTGGAACCTGGACTCAG AGTTCCCCTTCAATGAGGAGAGGGTGATTCCAGGTGGAGTCAACAGGAACTCTGCTATTATCGGAG GGATCATCGCCGTGGTGATCTTCACCATCCTGTGCACGCTCGTGTTCCTGATTCGCTACATGTTCCGCCACAAGGGCACCTATCACACCAATGAGGCAAAAGGGGCGGAGTCAGGCGGCGGCGAATCGGCCGACGCGGCCATCATCGGCTCCGACCCCAACCCGGAGGCCATCGACGAATCAAAGAAGGAGTGGTTCATTTAA